In Heterodontus francisci isolate sHetFra1 chromosome 46, sHetFra1.hap1, whole genome shotgun sequence, a single window of DNA contains:
- the LOC137356738 gene encoding immunoglobulin kappa light chain-like isoform X2, with amino-acid sequence MFREAFSLMLIFQVLRVYVADSEPFLSQSPFTVTAEVGQTVELTCNQTYEVELVTSYFWCKQLVGEAPKLIELCDGTDCKFVSKKGKNEHELLLEIRNVQVNDSGSYYCADIDGYAPLQNGPTLLVGDSSTDKTALLVFVPPGELHLRETVPLVCLVSGVSSKQVVIFWNISGQLTEGRCDSSTIQPDETYSIRSHVMVSGESWRSGGVCTCIAELGSPGKSWTKSVSISKAVSGSCKLILPAAITGALVLVLLLILISIWIHKRGRSERVRRPHNEKFSLRERTQRGGQNERRWDDNRQTEAKRTHQSQDGPTYASLEFAALEKRSKKKAGRR; translated from the exons ATGTTCAGAGAAGCTTTTTCTCTGATGCTCATTTTCCAAGTGCTCCGGGTTTACG TTGCAGATTCCGAGCCCTTTCTGTCTCAGAGTCCCTTCACAGTGACAGCTGAAGTTGGCCAGACGGTGGAACTAACCTGTAACCAAACTTACGAAGTGGAATTGGTGACTAGCTATTTCTGGTGCAAACAACTTGTGGGTGAAGCCCCGAAGCTAATCGAACTCTGTGATGGGACTGATTGTAAGTTTGTTTCTAAAAAAGGGAAAAACGAGCATGAATTGTTACTGGAAATTCGCAATGTCCAGGTGAATGACTCCGGGTCCTACTACTGCGCTGATATAGATGGCTATGCACCGCTCCAGAATGGACCCACACTGCTGGTTGGAG ACAGTTCCACTGACAAGACGGCGCTGCTGGTATTTGTCCCGCCGGGTGAGCTGCATTTGAGGGAAACCGTCCCCTTAGTGTGTTTGGTCAGTGGCGTTTCCTCCAAGCAGGTTGTTATTTTCTGGAACATTTCCGGCCAGCTCACCGAGGGACGGTGCGATTCCAGTACAATCCAGCCGGACGAGACCTACAGCATCAGAAGTCACGTAATGGTGTCGGGGGAAAGCTGGAGAAGCGGCGGTGTCTGTACTTGTATTGCTGAACTGGGGTCTCCGGGAAAATCCTGGACAAAGAGCGTGTCCATCTCCAAGGCAGTGTCAG GGTCGTGCAAGCTGATCCTTCCCGCCGCCATAACCGGCGCCCTGGTCCTGGTTCTACTCTTGATCCTCATTTCCATTTGGATTCATAAAAGAGGCAGATCAG AACGAGTCAGGAGGCCTCACAATGAAAA ATTTAGCTTGAGAGAGAGAACGCAAAGAGGGGGGCAGAATGAGAGACGATGGG ATGACAACCGACAAACTGAGGCGAAACGGACACATCAG TCTCAGGATGGACCAACCTACGCCTCCTTGGAGTTTGCTGCATTGGAAAAGAGATCAAAAAAGAAGGCGGGTCGCAGATGA
- the LOC137356738 gene encoding immunoglobulin kappa light chain-like isoform X1, with translation MFREAFSLMLIFQVLRVYVADSEPFLSQSPFTVTAEVGQTVELTCNQTYEVELVTSYFWCKQLVGEAPKLIELCDGTDCKFVSKKGKNEHELLLEIRNVQVNDSGSYYCADIDGYAPLQNGPTLLVGDSSTDKTALLVFVPPGELHLRETVPLVCLVSGVSSKQVVIFWNISGQLTEGRCDSSTIQPDETYSIRSHVMVSGESWRSGGVCTCIAELGSPGKSWTKSVSISKAVSGSCKLILPAAITGALVLVLLLILISIWIHKRGRSEERVRRPHNEKFSLRERTQRGGQNERRWDDNRQTEAKRTHQSQDGPTYASLEFAALEKRSKKKAGRR, from the exons ATGTTCAGAGAAGCTTTTTCTCTGATGCTCATTTTCCAAGTGCTCCGGGTTTACG TTGCAGATTCCGAGCCCTTTCTGTCTCAGAGTCCCTTCACAGTGACAGCTGAAGTTGGCCAGACGGTGGAACTAACCTGTAACCAAACTTACGAAGTGGAATTGGTGACTAGCTATTTCTGGTGCAAACAACTTGTGGGTGAAGCCCCGAAGCTAATCGAACTCTGTGATGGGACTGATTGTAAGTTTGTTTCTAAAAAAGGGAAAAACGAGCATGAATTGTTACTGGAAATTCGCAATGTCCAGGTGAATGACTCCGGGTCCTACTACTGCGCTGATATAGATGGCTATGCACCGCTCCAGAATGGACCCACACTGCTGGTTGGAG ACAGTTCCACTGACAAGACGGCGCTGCTGGTATTTGTCCCGCCGGGTGAGCTGCATTTGAGGGAAACCGTCCCCTTAGTGTGTTTGGTCAGTGGCGTTTCCTCCAAGCAGGTTGTTATTTTCTGGAACATTTCCGGCCAGCTCACCGAGGGACGGTGCGATTCCAGTACAATCCAGCCGGACGAGACCTACAGCATCAGAAGTCACGTAATGGTGTCGGGGGAAAGCTGGAGAAGCGGCGGTGTCTGTACTTGTATTGCTGAACTGGGGTCTCCGGGAAAATCCTGGACAAAGAGCGTGTCCATCTCCAAGGCAGTGTCAG GGTCGTGCAAGCTGATCCTTCCCGCCGCCATAACCGGCGCCCTGGTCCTGGTTCTACTCTTGATCCTCATTTCCATTTGGATTCATAAAAGAGGCAGATCAG AAGAACGAGTCAGGAGGCCTCACAATGAAAA ATTTAGCTTGAGAGAGAGAACGCAAAGAGGGGGGCAGAATGAGAGACGATGGG ATGACAACCGACAAACTGAGGCGAAACGGACACATCAG TCTCAGGATGGACCAACCTACGCCTCCTTGGAGTTTGCTGCATTGGAAAAGAGATCAAAAAAGAAGGCGGGTCGCAGATGA